A single region of the Solwaraspora sp. WMMD406 genome encodes:
- a CDS encoding BldC family transcriptional regulator produces the protein MASRTHEPEPLLTPAEVASMFRVDPKTVTRWAKAGKLSAIRTLGGHRRYRESEVRALLQGQIPQQRQGD, from the coding sequence ATGGCATCGCGTACGCACGAACCAGAGCCGCTGCTCACGCCGGCCGAGGTGGCGTCGATGTTCCGAGTCGACCCGAAAACCGTCACCCGGTGGGCGAAAGCCGGCAAGCTCAGCGCCATCCGGACGTTGGGTGGGCACCGCCGTTACCGGGAGTCGGAAGTTCGTGCCCTGCTGCAGGGGCAGATTCCCCAGCAGCGTCAGGGTGATTGA